A single genomic interval of Sebastes umbrosus isolate fSebUmb1 chromosome 11, fSebUmb1.pri, whole genome shotgun sequence harbors:
- the ddx61 gene encoding probable ATP-dependent RNA helicase ddx6 encodes MATARTANPAPMLGLNKPANGQLRGQAGLLAPAQQPNALQKRTSIPQSSGGIKFGDDWKKCLELPPRDTRMRTSDVTSTKGNEFEDYCLKRELLMGIFEMGWEKPSPVQEESIPIALSGRDILARAKNGTGKSGAYLIPLLERIDLKKDHIQAIVMVPTRELALQMSQISIQLSKHLGGVKVMATTGGTNLRDDIMRLDETVHVVIATPGRILDLIKKGVAKMDKAQLIVMDEADKLLSQDFVVLIEDIISFMPKDRQVLLYSATFPVTVQKFMSKHLKKPYEINLMEELTLKGITQYYAYVTERQKVHCLNTLFSRLQINQSIIFCNSTQRVELLAKKITQLGYSCFYIHAKMMQEYRNRVFHDFRNGLCRNLVCTDLFTRGIDIQAVNVVINFDFPKNAETYLHRIGRSGRFGHLGLAINLITSEDRYNLKNIEDQLVTDIKPIPSCIDKSLYVAEFHSVDPDADDDDDDDGGVKHKELGAI; translated from the exons ATGGCTACTGCAAGAACAGCAAACCCAGCACCAATGCTTGGATTGAACAAACCAGCAAATGGGCAGCTCAGAGGACAGGCGGGACTCCTTGCGCCTGCCCAGCAGCCGAATGCCCTCCAGAAAAGGACCAGCATTCCTCAAAGCAGTGGGGGCATCAA GTTTGGTGATGACTGGAAGAAGTGCCTGGAGCTTCCTCCAAGAGACACCAGGATGAGAACTTCG GATGTGACATCAACTAAGGGAAATGAATTTGAAGACTACTGCCTAAAGCGGGAGCTGTTAATGGGAATCTTTGAAATGGGATGGGAGAAACCGTCCCCTGTCCAG GAGGAAAGCATCCCCATCGCTCTGTCAGGCAGAGATATTTTGGCTCGGGCCAAGAATGGCACAGGAAAAAGTGGAGCCTACCTCATCCCTCTCCTGGAGAGGATAGACCTGAAGAAGGATCACATACAGG CCATAGTAATGGTGCCAACAAGAGAGTTGGCCCTGCAGATGAGCCAGATCAGCATTCAGCTCAGCAAACACCTAGGAGGGGTCAAGGTCATGGCTACCACAGGTGGCACCAACCTGAGGGATGACATCATGCGGCTTGATGAGACAG TGCATGTAGTGATTGCTACACCAGGCAGGATACTAGACCTGATCAAGAAGGGTGTGGCAAAAATGGATAAGGCCCAGCTGATTGTGATGGATGAG gcagATAAGCTGCTGTCCCAGGACTTCGTGGTCCTGATTGAAGATATAATCAGCTTCATGCCAAAGGATCGTCAGGTCCTGCTTTACTCTGCCACTTTCCCCGTCACTGTGCAGAAATTCATG AGCAAGCACCTGAAGAAGCCTTATGAGATCAACCTGATGGAGGAACTGACCTTGAAGGGCATCACCCAGTACTACGCCTATGTGACTGAGAGACAAAAGGTCCACTGTCTCAACACACTCTTTTCTAGG CTTCAGATCAACCAGTCTATCATCTTCTGTAACTCAACCCAGAGGGTTGAGCTTCTGGCCAAGAAAATCACCCAACTGGGTTATTCGTGCTTCTACATTCATGCAAAGATGATGCAGGAATACAGGAACCGTGTGTTCCACGACTTCAGGAATGGACTGTGCAGAAACCTGGTCTGCACAG ACCTATTCACTCGGGGAATTGACATCCAGGCAGTGAATGTGGTCATCAACTTTGACTTCCCCAAAAACGCAGAGACCTACCTGCATCGCATTGGCAGATCAG GGCGTTTCGGTCACCTGGGTCTGGCCATCAATCTGATAACTTCAGAAGACCGCTACAACCTGAAGAACATTGAGGATCAACTTGTCACTGACATTAAGCCCATCCCCAGCTGCATCGATAAGAGTCTGTATGTGGCAGAGTTTCACTCTGTTGACCCAGATGCCGAtgatgacgacgacgacgacggcGGAGTCAAACACAAGGAATTGGGAGCAATCTGA